In a genomic window of Planctomycetaceae bacterium:
- a CDS encoding CRTAC1 family protein, whose translation MKCQFVTRKVNSIWETLIANTASRDQPGRIGFPVIAGDRGVRLRAVVIAAVIAFPQLSAISAQVSLTDEFKLKDVAQSASLSFQHNSPFTPERHLHLTMGSGVAWIDLDQDSWPDVCFGQGTPWNGDPEESSKLELRDQVFRNRNGSFTDVTAECGILNTQYSMGFAVGDFDNDGFSDLSISCFGRPRLYRNNGDGTFEDSSRQLSGDPWTVSASCTWTDADLDGLLDLYITNYLGIDSQSYAVCSQTYRGNSIEIPCPPRRYEWPVDTLYRNVGDGCFVDVSKEARLTHSSPSAGLGVITNDFNDDHAPDLYVANDTTANFLLINVGPGQFTDQATAGGVAYNRTGEAEAGMGVTSGDVDGDGRLDIFVANYYGESNTLYRNEGHGLFLDVTSEFGLAAPSRTRLAFGTLLCDFNNDSWLDLFIANGHLTDRLAEAGMQIPFRQKCQLLLNDSGRFFKEVSATSGTYFSREVLGRGCAVADFDLDGDPDVAVQHLNDPAALLQNDGGHQNHSVTIKLIGKNRNRDAIGSTVEIQTAGRSIMRQRDGSSSYLSCNDGWLVIGVGQTEQAMSVRLKWADGITKTNSDIQHGRRICIVEGNKEAGENRVLEIPK comes from the coding sequence ATGAAATGTCAGTTCGTCACCCGGAAAGTTAATTCGATCTGGGAAACGCTGATCGCCAACACGGCCTCCCGAGATCAGCCCGGCCGCATCGGCTTCCCAGTCATCGCAGGAGATCGCGGCGTGAGACTGAGAGCAGTCGTAATCGCGGCCGTGATTGCGTTTCCTCAACTTTCAGCAATCTCAGCACAGGTGTCGTTGACTGATGAATTCAAATTGAAGGATGTTGCGCAGTCGGCAAGTCTGAGCTTTCAGCACAATTCGCCGTTCACTCCCGAACGTCATTTGCATCTGACGATGGGCTCCGGAGTTGCCTGGATTGACCTTGATCAGGATTCCTGGCCGGATGTCTGCTTCGGTCAGGGAACGCCATGGAATGGCGACCCGGAAGAGTCCTCCAAACTGGAATTACGCGATCAGGTTTTTCGAAACCGAAACGGCTCTTTCACTGATGTGACTGCTGAATGCGGGATTCTCAACACCCAATATTCCATGGGATTCGCCGTCGGCGATTTTGACAACGACGGGTTCTCGGATCTTTCGATTTCATGTTTCGGAAGACCTCGATTGTACCGAAATAACGGCGATGGGACTTTCGAAGATTCTTCCAGGCAGTTGTCCGGTGACCCATGGACTGTTTCGGCCAGCTGCACCTGGACCGACGCTGATCTCGATGGGCTGCTGGATTTGTACATCACGAACTACTTAGGGATCGACAGCCAGAGTTACGCCGTTTGTTCACAAACGTATCGTGGCAATTCAATTGAAATTCCGTGTCCTCCGCGCAGGTACGAATGGCCTGTCGATACGCTTTACAGAAATGTCGGTGACGGGTGTTTTGTTGACGTGTCGAAGGAAGCCAGGCTCACCCACTCCTCTCCGTCTGCCGGGCTGGGCGTGATCACGAATGATTTCAATGATGATCATGCGCCGGACCTGTACGTTGCCAACGATACGACAGCGAATTTTCTGCTGATCAATGTCGGCCCGGGGCAGTTCACTGATCAGGCAACAGCAGGAGGAGTCGCCTATAATCGGACGGGAGAAGCGGAGGCTGGAATGGGAGTTACCAGCGGTGATGTGGATGGGGACGGTCGACTGGATATATTTGTTGCGAACTACTACGGTGAATCCAATACTCTTTATCGTAACGAAGGTCACGGACTGTTCCTGGACGTGACATCCGAATTCGGGCTCGCTGCACCAAGTCGAACCAGGCTTGCGTTCGGAACATTACTTTGCGACTTCAACAACGACTCCTGGCTGGATCTGTTCATCGCGAACGGTCATCTCACCGACCGTCTGGCCGAGGCGGGAATGCAAATTCCGTTTCGACAGAAATGCCAGTTGCTGCTTAACGATTCCGGTCGATTCTTCAAAGAAGTCTCGGCGACGTCGGGCACTTACTTCAGTCGCGAAGTGCTCGGCCGTGGTTGTGCCGTGGCCGACTTCGATCTTGACGGAGATCCTGATGTGGCCGTTCAGCATCTGAACGATCCGGCCGCTCTGCTTCAGAATGACGGCGGCCACCAGAATCATTCGGTAACCATCAAACTGATCGGCAAGAATCGAAATCGAGACGCGATCGGCTCAACAGTTGAAATTCAAACGGCCGGGCGGTCCATCATGCGTCAGCGTGATGGCAGTTCCAGCTATCTGTCGTGCAACGATGGATGGTTAGTAATTGGTGTAGGGCAAACAGAGCAGGCGATGTCCGTTCGATTGAAGTGGGCGGACGGGATCACGAAGACGAATTCCGACATTCAGCACGGGCGTCGAATTTGTATCGTTGAGGGAAATAAAGAAGCGGGCGAAAATCGCGTGCTGGAGATTCCGAAATGA
- a CDS encoding DUF1080 domain-containing protein produces the protein MVQRFASLTATVVAFSISASSAQEWKSGVEWQEPPVVTPGETNNAPPSDATVLFDGTSLEAWEGGDKWLIQDGVAIPRQTQIVSKQHFGDMQLHVEWSAPTEIRGEGQGRGNSGIFLMNLYEVQVLDSYENKTYFDGQAASIYKQTPPMANAMRKPGEWNYYDIFFTVPKFKGNGQLETPGYVTVVHNGVLALNHFELMGPTGYTTAPQYTPHAEEGPISLQFHGDPVKFRNIWVRELKPPVGKRMGPPFNIQPKKRDKPKAEEKKTEEKKDDTKEEPADKPEAKNPEIKPAEAPRTEAKKADAPAP, from the coding sequence ATGGTCCAAAGATTTGCCAGCCTGACTGCCACGGTTGTGGCCTTTTCAATCTCTGCATCTTCCGCTCAGGAATGGAAGAGCGGCGTGGAATGGCAGGAACCGCCCGTCGTAACTCCGGGCGAAACCAACAATGCTCCACCATCCGATGCAACAGTGCTGTTCGATGGAACCAGCCTCGAAGCCTGGGAAGGCGGAGACAAATGGCTGATTCAGGACGGGGTCGCGATTCCTCGGCAGACCCAGATTGTCTCAAAGCAGCACTTCGGCGACATGCAACTTCACGTCGAATGGTCCGCACCCACCGAAATACGGGGTGAAGGTCAGGGGCGTGGCAACAGCGGAATCTTTCTGATGAACCTGTACGAAGTGCAGGTCCTGGACTCATACGAAAACAAAACATACTTCGACGGCCAGGCCGCTTCGATCTACAAACAGACTCCTCCCATGGCCAATGCTATGCGCAAGCCAGGCGAATGGAACTACTACGACATCTTCTTCACCGTCCCCAAATTTAAAGGCAACGGCCAACTTGAGACACCAGGTTACGTGACCGTCGTGCACAACGGCGTCCTCGCGCTGAACCACTTCGAACTCATGGGGCCAACCGGATACACCACTGCGCCACAATACACTCCCCATGCAGAAGAAGGCCCCATCAGTCTTCAGTTCCATGGCGATCCTGTGAAATTCCGCAACATCTGGGTGCGGGAACTCAAACCACCAGTCGGCAAGCGAATGGGACCACCATTCAACATCCAGCCGAAGAAAAGGGACAAACCAAAGGCTGAAGAAAAGAAGACTGAGGAAAAGAAGGACGACACCAAAGAAGAACCTGCCGACAAACCAGAAGCAAAGAACCCGGAGATCAAGCCGGCCGAAGCTCCCAGGACTGAAGCGAAAAAAGCGGACGCGCCAGCACCATAA
- a CDS encoding DUF1559 domain-containing protein, translating to MRLDSRRRPGFTLIELLVVIAIIAILIALLLPAVQQAREAARRTQCKNNLKQLALALHNYHDTFSVFPPGTVNPLGDDPNGRNGSGNPGIGGPWICFILPQLEQSAQYAAFSRIVAERPEVVDWFGNGAYTVQDVTVGAKSFPAMSCPSHPSNDEQFANGTAMEHLARGNYAACYGKAGYGRIHTRTVAEGGMFGNNSKFSMRDITDGTSNTIAISELKFRLPSSTGPSSQDTRGTWPYGVMGANIFSTKTGPNSTTPDGIWGCRSYPAEGMPCVQIGSPYTEMYSAARSYHVGGVQGALVDGSVRFFSENIDLLLWQSIGTRGAGEVIGEL from the coding sequence ATGCGACTTGATTCTCGGAGACGCCCTGGCTTTACACTGATAGAGCTGCTCGTTGTCATTGCCATTATTGCAATCCTGATTGCACTTCTTCTTCCTGCTGTACAACAGGCCCGCGAAGCGGCTAGAAGAACTCAGTGCAAAAACAACCTCAAGCAACTTGCACTCGCGCTGCACAATTATCACGACACCTTCAGTGTGTTCCCTCCGGGCACAGTGAATCCTCTGGGTGACGATCCGAACGGGCGGAACGGTAGTGGCAATCCGGGTATCGGGGGGCCGTGGATCTGTTTCATTCTGCCCCAGCTCGAACAGTCGGCACAGTATGCAGCATTTTCGAGAATCGTTGCCGAACGACCCGAAGTCGTCGACTGGTTCGGAAACGGTGCCTACACAGTACAGGATGTGACTGTTGGAGCGAAATCCTTCCCGGCAATGTCTTGCCCATCTCATCCGAGCAACGATGAGCAATTCGCAAACGGAACGGCGATGGAACACCTGGCTCGCGGCAATTACGCCGCCTGTTACGGCAAGGCCGGTTACGGTCGAATCCACACACGCACTGTGGCTGAGGGTGGCATGTTTGGAAACAACTCCAAATTCAGTATGCGGGACATTACCGACGGAACCTCAAACACCATTGCGATCAGTGAGCTGAAGTTTCGATTGCCTAGTTCCACTGGCCCTTCTTCTCAGGACACGCGCGGAACATGGCCGTACGGAGTTATGGGAGCAAATATCTTCAGCACGAAGACCGGCCCCAATTCGACAACGCCTGATGGGATCTGGGGGTGCCGAAGCTATCCGGCAGAAGGCATGCCATGTGTGCAGATCGGATCTCCCTACACAGAAATGTACTCAGCTGCTCGAAGCTACCACGTCGGTGGAGTTCAGGGAGCACTTGTGGATGGATCGGTCCGATTCTTCTCCGAGAACATCGATCTGCTTCTTTGGCAATCGATCGGAACACGCGGTGCTGGCGAAGTGATTGGCGAACTATAG
- a CDS encoding WG repeat-containing protein: MRNFSEGVASVKGGKKWGLIDLSGKLIVPFKYDSLDACGKGLIPAEMNSKAGYIKPTGEVAIPFQFKAAQSFNQWGIATVMLADE; encoded by the coding sequence GTGAGAAACTTCAGCGAAGGGGTCGCCAGCGTGAAAGGTGGCAAGAAGTGGGGGCTCATCGATCTTTCCGGCAAGCTGATTGTCCCCTTCAAGTATGATTCTCTGGATGCATGCGGAAAAGGCCTCATTCCGGCAGAAATGAACAGCAAGGCCGGTTACATCAAACCCACAGGTGAGGTGGCGATTCCATTTCAATTCAAAGCCGCTCAAAGCTTCAACCAATGGGGCATCGCAACCGTCATGCTGGCCGACGAATGA
- a CDS encoding GDSL-type esterase/lipase family protein has translation MQSMKIATAFLMAVVATISASAQEVVYPGGHGAGHGKHIVFLAGDHEYRSEETLPALARILSKHHGFKCTVLFNVDRESGEIVPGNSNMPGMEALDTADLAVVFLRFQNFPVQQMEHLDAYLNRGGPVVGLRTATHAFRMKADEPFAKYSFDYKEDDYQLGFGHQVLGQTWVGHYGRNHLQSTRISVVDGKQDHPILRGVKDIWVQAGGYVGKPVDGNILTMAQPLNGMTPESPADDSKPPMPSEWTRTYSTSTGRTGRVFTSLYGTPEDLLNDGYRRLLVNGCLWAAGLEDAITPDAEISFVGPFHPTTFGNGTHAKGIKPAAYVGFETPIPAGHDTKKPKSTTGQNPPAKRTRQKSQTTVTDARTGSTTKEPVKPARFVRIELPGQKRILTLAEVEVFSGGRNIAAQGKATQSSTNGPGVASKAIDGNKDSDWGKQGQTHTSNSGETNPWWELDLGKEENIEKIGVWNRAGFERRLAGFTLVLLDSDRREVFRVADIAAPQGMELNVQDGGSLRYLAFDGQPGKPVVGAAMLAASAGRQQSPSESDLADLAEVPANYRDPAPFAFRKDDIVAILGNGLPDRMQHDGWLETLLQSQLKDLHVRFRNMSASGDRVNHYPRSSGQMSMTAYLRKVQPTVVFAFFGYNESFEAKPEDYRKQLIEFVRRTRGAKPNGKDFPRIVLFSPIAQEDTHNPNVPDGKAQNVRLAAYTAATAAAAEETGVAFVDLFHPSLDLYGQAEHPLTINGIHLSEDGNRQLAEVIASALSGRSVRSSLSLDRLRQAVLDKNLHWWNRYRASDGNDIWGGRSTLTFVDNQSNAEVLQPELAMLDVMTANRDEVVWARAAGSDKTVDDSNVPQPVPVTSNVGGGSKSSSAEKEGSLSYLSGQDVLEQIAVAKGFEVSLFADESRFPELINPVQLQFDTKGRLWAAVWPTYPKWEPRGKMDDALIILHDDNSDGVADRVTEFAKVQNPLGFEFWNGGVIVTFQSELLFLKDTDGDDVADERIILLQGLDTSDTHHGANNLIYGPDGGIYWQSGVFMVHNHEHPWGPSLQSSASAMYRFDPRRFTIAMHANNSPNPHGIAFDYWGYHYATDGTGGRAYQVRPEGDGFQMHELLKKEVRPVTASEVVSSTHFPESMQGDFLICNVIGFLGIKHYDLQRNPDTGTVWGEPAGDELTVTVTQADGSTKEDQSRGLLMSGNKNFRPSDAIFAPDGSLYFSDWHNVIIGHMQHNVRDPNRDHAHGRIYRVTATGRPLQKLVAIDGQPIAALLENLKSPVDGIRHRTRIELSERDSKDVIAATQQWLTQFDPGKKEDAHHFLEALWLHQQHNVRDYALLNLVLNSPEPHARNAAKTVEHFWGRVEKTLRGGVIAEQALASSQKSGILSDTPELTTIRIGTVPEKMRYDVQELTVTPGKKVKLTFANYDFMPHNMMLVNPGKADDVGLAAINLGARGFDVGFVPDSPDILWHSQLVDFGQEQIIEFTAPSEEGAYPYICSFPGHHRLMRGMMFVTNDLKAFLAKNPQEQIKITEWKLPDFAEDIRRVSQHRDFNSGKQLFTTLGCAQCHRLSNAAAAGTSGQAVGPNIDDTVKKYKRSANDVLREILDSSRNIDEKYRQVIVALEDGKTHTGVIASEDDNTLTLLSGSPPQMLQIPKRSIDDRAASAVSIMPAGLLNTLDKEQILDLLAYLLAGGNEKDPAFHHHH, from the coding sequence ATGCAAAGCATGAAGATTGCGACCGCTTTTCTGATGGCGGTAGTGGCCACCATTTCGGCATCTGCTCAGGAAGTTGTTTACCCCGGGGGCCATGGTGCAGGGCATGGGAAACATATCGTTTTCCTGGCGGGAGATCACGAGTATCGATCGGAAGAGACGCTGCCGGCACTGGCTCGCATTCTGTCAAAACACCATGGATTCAAATGTACGGTGTTGTTTAATGTCGACCGGGAGTCCGGGGAGATCGTTCCGGGGAACTCCAACATGCCCGGGATGGAGGCACTGGATACAGCCGATCTGGCAGTCGTGTTCCTGCGATTTCAGAATTTCCCGGTTCAACAGATGGAGCACCTGGATGCTTATCTCAACCGGGGTGGACCAGTTGTCGGCCTGCGAACCGCAACTCATGCATTCCGCATGAAGGCGGATGAGCCATTCGCAAAGTATTCCTTTGACTACAAGGAAGACGACTATCAACTGGGATTCGGACATCAGGTGCTGGGGCAGACCTGGGTCGGACACTACGGTCGCAACCATCTGCAAAGCACTCGAATTTCGGTGGTCGATGGAAAGCAGGACCATCCCATCCTGAGGGGTGTGAAGGACATCTGGGTTCAGGCCGGAGGATATGTGGGCAAACCGGTTGACGGAAACATCCTCACGATGGCGCAGCCACTGAACGGCATGACGCCTGAATCACCCGCTGACGACTCAAAGCCCCCGATGCCTTCGGAATGGACTCGAACTTACAGTACCTCAACGGGCAGGACTGGCCGCGTCTTCACATCGCTGTATGGAACACCCGAGGATCTGCTGAACGACGGTTACCGTCGACTGCTGGTCAATGGCTGTCTGTGGGCGGCAGGACTTGAAGACGCGATCACGCCGGATGCGGAAATCTCATTCGTGGGCCCCTTCCATCCCACGACGTTCGGAAACGGAACTCATGCCAAAGGAATCAAGCCAGCCGCCTATGTGGGATTTGAGACCCCCATTCCCGCGGGCCACGATACAAAAAAACCGAAATCAACGACCGGACAGAATCCTCCGGCAAAGAGAACCCGGCAGAAATCGCAGACCACAGTCACCGATGCCCGAACAGGTTCCACGACAAAGGAGCCTGTGAAACCCGCTCGGTTCGTTCGGATCGAACTGCCTGGCCAGAAACGTATTCTCACGCTGGCCGAAGTGGAAGTGTTCAGCGGCGGACGCAACATTGCGGCTCAGGGAAAAGCGACGCAGTCAAGCACGAACGGTCCCGGAGTCGCTTCAAAGGCAATCGATGGAAACAAGGACTCCGACTGGGGCAAACAGGGGCAGACCCATACATCCAATTCGGGAGAGACGAATCCGTGGTGGGAACTTGATCTGGGGAAAGAAGAGAACATCGAAAAAATCGGCGTCTGGAACCGGGCCGGGTTTGAACGCCGTCTCGCCGGTTTCACGCTCGTGCTGCTGGACTCTGATCGCCGTGAAGTTTTCCGCGTGGCGGATATCGCAGCGCCTCAGGGGATGGAACTCAATGTCCAGGACGGCGGCAGTCTGCGGTATCTCGCCTTTGATGGTCAGCCAGGAAAACCGGTCGTGGGTGCAGCCATGCTGGCTGCCAGTGCAGGGCGGCAGCAGTCTCCTTCAGAATCGGATCTGGCTGATCTGGCAGAAGTCCCCGCGAACTATCGCGACCCGGCGCCGTTTGCTTTTCGGAAAGACGACATCGTCGCCATTCTGGGCAACGGCCTGCCTGACCGGATGCAGCATGACGGCTGGCTGGAAACACTGCTGCAGTCACAGCTTAAGGATCTGCACGTCCGCTTCCGCAACATGAGTGCCAGCGGCGACCGCGTCAATCACTATCCGCGCAGCTCCGGCCAGATGTCCATGACCGCCTATCTGCGGAAAGTGCAGCCGACTGTGGTCTTTGCATTCTTTGGTTACAACGAATCCTTCGAGGCCAAACCGGAGGACTACCGAAAACAACTGATCGAATTCGTCCGAAGGACCCGCGGAGCAAAACCGAACGGGAAAGACTTCCCTCGAATTGTGCTCTTCAGCCCCATTGCCCAGGAAGACACACACAATCCCAATGTGCCTGATGGCAAAGCACAGAATGTTCGTCTGGCGGCGTACACCGCTGCGACCGCAGCGGCGGCAGAAGAAACGGGTGTCGCATTTGTGGACCTGTTTCATCCGTCTCTGGATCTTTACGGTCAGGCCGAACATCCGTTGACGATCAACGGCATCCACCTTTCAGAGGACGGAAACCGACAGCTGGCCGAAGTCATCGCCAGCGCATTGTCCGGCAGGTCGGTCAGGTCTTCACTCTCCCTGGATCGCCTGCGTCAGGCAGTGCTCGACAAGAACCTGCACTGGTGGAATCGCTACCGTGCCTCCGACGGAAATGACATCTGGGGTGGGCGGTCCACACTGACGTTTGTGGACAACCAGAGCAACGCAGAAGTGCTTCAGCCGGAACTGGCGATGCTGGATGTTATGACGGCCAACCGCGACGAAGTGGTGTGGGCTCGCGCTGCTGGAAGCGACAAAACCGTTGACGACAGTAACGTTCCACAGCCCGTCCCCGTGACTTCCAATGTGGGGGGCGGCAGCAAGAGTTCCAGTGCGGAAAAAGAAGGGTCACTGAGCTATCTCAGCGGCCAGGACGTTCTTGAACAGATCGCCGTGGCCAAAGGGTTTGAAGTCAGCCTGTTCGCCGACGAATCCCGTTTTCCTGAGCTGATCAATCCCGTGCAACTGCAGTTTGATACGAAAGGCCGACTCTGGGCAGCTGTCTGGCCCACGTATCCCAAGTGGGAACCACGCGGAAAAATGGATGATGCGCTGATTATCCTGCATGACGACAACAGTGACGGCGTTGCTGATCGAGTGACGGAGTTTGCAAAAGTGCAGAATCCTCTGGGCTTCGAATTCTGGAATGGCGGGGTGATTGTCACCTTCCAGTCCGAGCTGCTGTTTCTCAAAGACACAGACGGAGACGATGTTGCTGACGAGCGGATCATTCTGCTGCAGGGACTGGATACATCCGACACTCACCATGGCGCAAACAACCTGATCTACGGTCCGGATGGAGGAATTTACTGGCAGAGCGGCGTATTCATGGTTCACAACCACGAACATCCATGGGGACCGTCACTGCAGTCATCGGCGTCCGCCATGTATCGCTTCGATCCGCGTCGTTTCACAATTGCCATGCATGCCAACAATTCGCCGAATCCCCACGGGATCGCATTCGACTACTGGGGGTACCACTACGCCACCGATGGAACCGGCGGTCGTGCCTATCAGGTCCGCCCTGAAGGTGACGGCTTCCAGATGCACGAACTTCTCAAGAAGGAAGTTCGTCCGGTGACGGCCAGTGAGGTTGTCAGCAGTACTCACTTCCCGGAATCCATGCAGGGTGATTTCCTGATCTGCAACGTGATCGGATTCCTGGGAATCAAGCATTATGACCTGCAGCGCAACCCGGACACCGGGACTGTGTGGGGAGAACCGGCCGGCGACGAACTGACGGTCACCGTCACACAGGCGGATGGCAGCACGAAAGAAGACCAGTCGCGCGGCCTGCTGATGAGTGGCAATAAGAATTTTCGTCCGTCCGATGCCATCTTCGCGCCGGACGGTTCGCTGTACTTCAGCGACTGGCACAACGTCATCATCGGGCACATGCAGCACAATGTGCGAGATCCCAATCGTGATCACGCCCACGGCCGAATCTACCGCGTGACCGCCACTGGACGACCATTGCAGAAGCTGGTGGCGATCGACGGTCAGCCCATCGCCGCGCTGCTGGAGAATCTGAAATCGCCAGTCGATGGGATTCGCCACCGCACGCGCATAGAGCTCAGTGAACGGGATTCAAAGGACGTCATTGCTGCCACGCAGCAGTGGCTGACGCAGTTTGATCCCGGAAAGAAGGAGGATGCTCACCATTTCCTGGAAGCTCTGTGGCTGCACCAGCAGCACAACGTCCGGGACTATGCGCTGCTGAACCTGGTGCTGAATTCTCCGGAACCGCACGCGCGAAACGCAGCGAAGACAGTGGAGCATTTTTGGGGACGTGTGGAGAAGACTTTGCGCGGCGGCGTCATTGCAGAACAGGCACTGGCTTCGTCTCAGAAGTCCGGCATCCTGAGCGATACACCGGAACTGACAACTATCCGAATCGGAACGGTCCCGGAAAAAATGCGATACGACGTACAGGAACTCACCGTGACACCCGGGAAGAAAGTGAAGCTGACATTCGCGAATTACGACTTCATGCCTCACAACATGATGCTGGTCAATCCTGGCAAAGCGGATGATGTGGGACTGGCGGCGATCAATCTGGGTGCCCGCGGTTTTGATGTGGGATTTGTTCCGGACTCACCGGATATCCTGTGGCACAGCCAGCTGGTTGATTTCGGTCAGGAACAAATCATTGAATTCACAGCACCTTCGGAAGAGGGAGCCTATCCATATATCTGCTCCTTCCCGGGACACCATCGCCTGATGCGCGGCATGATGTTCGTGACCAACGATCTGAAGGCCTTCCTCGCGAAGAATCCGCAGGAGCAGATCAAGATCACCGAATGGAAGCTGCCCGACTTTGCAGAAGACATCCGGCGTGTGAGTCAACACCGTGACTTCAACAGCGGAAAACAGCTGTTCACGACGCTGGGCTGTGCTCAGTGCCACAGACTGAGCAATGCAGCCGCAGCGGGAACGTCCGGCCAGGCCGTTGGCCCCAACATCGATGACACGGTGAAGAAGTACAAACGCAGTGCAAACGACGTCCTGCGGGAGATTCTTGATTCGTCCCGGAACATTGACGAAAAGTACCGTCAGGTCATCGTGGCACTGGAGGATGGCAAGACGCACACGGGTGTGATTGCGTCCGAAGATGACAACACTCTGACATTGCTGTCAGGAAGTCCTCCTCAGATGCTGCAGATTCCGAAGCGTTCCATTGATGACCGCGCTGCGTCAGCGGTGTCCATCATGCCGGCCGGGCTTCTGAACACACTCGACAAAGAACAGATTCTCGACCTTCTCGCCTATCTTCTGGCCGGAGGCAACGAGAAGGATCCGGCCTTCCATCACCATCATTAG
- a CDS encoding WG repeat-containing protein — protein sequence MNRFNLIDVEGNLLLPNSYAYVRATTLDRVVFRTDEGLEGLLDAKTGQILLQPRFTVIQPFRSEISTAGDPQTGKYGLVHAVHGPFGNWQFCDLSSFVDGLAVAWERKDERGTRDNRIGFINEAGEWVIAPIYQSVEQFRDGRAIVGGPERGTTAISTVTGSWSFRCSIFTLRDLVRDSQTHRMRNGLDS from the coding sequence ATGAACCGATTCAATTTGATTGACGTGGAAGGAAATCTTCTCCTTCCCAACAGCTACGCGTACGTCAGGGCAACGACGCTGGACCGAGTTGTTTTTCGCACGGATGAGGGTCTGGAAGGATTGCTGGATGCAAAAACCGGGCAAATCCTGCTGCAGCCGAGATTTACAGTCATCCAGCCTTTTCGAAGCGAAATTAGCACAGCCGGAGACCCGCAGACTGGCAAGTATGGGCTTGTCCACGCCGTGCATGGACCATTTGGCAACTGGCAATTCTGTGACTTGAGCAGTTTCGTCGATGGCCTTGCCGTGGCCTGGGAGCGAAAGGACGAACGCGGAACGCGGGACAATCGAATCGGCTTCATTAATGAAGCTGGAGAATGGGTTATCGCCCCTATCTATCAGAGTGTAGAGCAATTTCGCGATGGACGAGCGATAGTGGGCGGTCCCGAACGAGGCACTACGGCTATATCGACCGTGACGGGAAGTTGGTCATTCCGATGCAGTATATTCACGCTCAGAGATTTAGTGAGGGACTCGCAAACGCATCGAATGAGGAATGGGCTGGATTCTTAG
- a CDS encoding HD domain-containing protein, translating into MNAEIQRARDFAMRAHAGQQYGEHPYVYHLDAVAEILAPFGDQAQIVAYLHDVAEDCEVTVAEIAEAFGEDIAHCVALLTDEPGESRAVRKARTNEKLSMTTNSLALTVKAADRLANLLGSLEESQAHYLTMYRREHEAFRKAAYRSGLCDELWERMAAIVDA; encoded by the coding sequence ATGAATGCCGAAATTCAGAGAGCCCGTGACTTTGCCATGCGAGCGCATGCCGGGCAACAATATGGAGAACATCCGTATGTGTACCATCTGGATGCCGTTGCTGAGATTCTCGCCCCATTCGGAGATCAGGCTCAAATCGTGGCCTATTTGCACGACGTTGCCGAAGACTGCGAAGTCACGGTTGCCGAAATCGCGGAAGCATTCGGCGAAGACATCGCTCATTGTGTTGCCCTGCTCACGGATGAACCTGGTGAAAGTCGAGCGGTTCGAAAGGCTCGGACGAATGAAAAGCTATCGATGACAACCAATTCTCTGGCACTCACCGTCAAGGCAGCCGACCGGTTGGCCAACCTTCTGGGATCGCTGGAGGAATCTCAAGCCCATTATTTGACCATGTATCGCCGCGAGCACGAAGCCTTCAGGAAGGCAGCCTATCGCTCCGGTCTTTGTGATGAACTCTGGGAAAGAATGGCAGCGATCGTCGATGCCTGA
- a CDS encoding SMI1/KNR4 family protein: MDTSKIEQSLGYALPESYRDFLTRLLPLVEQIPDPYDDGHLLYSDSHDIIHANKNTPASQLELPDDANFIEKIILVADNEGGDWWFIFRNGDPQGIWMYEHESQQITLQYSSFEDYYEKEKAAEEAEREW, encoded by the coding sequence ATGGACACATCAAAAATTGAACAGTCGCTTGGATATGCGTTGCCGGAATCGTACAGAGATTTCCTGACTCGACTTCTGCCGCTGGTAGAGCAAATTCCTGATCCGTATGACGATGGCCATCTGCTTTACAGCGATTCCCACGATATTATTCACGCGAATAAGAATACTCCGGCATCACAACTGGAATTGCCAGACGACGCGAACTTTATTGAAAAGATCATCCTCGTGGCAGACAACGAAGGCGGTGATTGGTGGTTCATATTTCGCAATGGTGATCCACAGGGGATCTGGATGTATGAGCATGAGTCACAACAAATCACGCTGCAGTATTCCTCATTCGAGGATTACTATGAAAAAGAGAAAGCAGCAGAAGAAGCCGAGAGAGAATGGTGA